Proteins co-encoded in one Bacteroidota bacterium genomic window:
- a CDS encoding bifunctional hydroxymethylpyrimidine kinase/phosphomethylpyrimidine kinase has translation MSLLVVGTVAFDAIETPFGKTDKIVGGAATYISLSASYFTKKINLVSVVGGDFPASAIQLLKDHRVDTEGLQIKQNEKTFFWAGKYHNDMNSRDTVDTQLNVLENFDPVVPESFQDCEFLMLGNLVPSVQKKVISQLKAQPKLVVMDTMNFWMDNCWDDLMEAISLTDVLTINDAEARQLSGEYSLVKAAQKILKMGPKYLIIKKGEHGALLFNNEQVFFAPALPLEDVFDPTGAGDTFAGGFIGYLSETKDISFENMKRAIIYGSAMASFCVEKFGTERIANLTQAEVEERVQQFINLVQFDISLVS, from the coding sequence ATGAGTTTACTTGTTGTGGGTACTGTTGCGTTTGATGCTATTGAAACTCCTTTTGGAAAAACCGATAAAATTGTGGGCGGTGCAGCAACCTACATCAGTTTATCAGCATCCTATTTTACCAAAAAAATTAATCTGGTATCGGTTGTTGGTGGCGATTTTCCTGCTTCAGCTATTCAACTATTAAAAGACCATCGAGTTGATACAGAAGGCTTACAAATCAAACAAAACGAAAAAACGTTTTTTTGGGCCGGTAAATACCACAACGATATGAATTCGCGCGATACAGTTGATACACAGTTAAATGTGCTCGAAAACTTTGATCCGGTGGTTCCTGAATCTTTTCAGGATTGCGAATTTTTAATGTTAGGAAATTTGGTGCCTTCGGTGCAAAAAAAGGTAATCTCTCAATTAAAAGCCCAGCCCAAATTAGTAGTAATGGATACCATGAATTTTTGGATGGACAACTGCTGGGACGATTTAATGGAAGCCATTTCTTTAACCGATGTACTTACCATTAATGATGCAGAAGCGCGTCAATTATCTGGCGAATATTCCTTGGTAAAAGCTGCTCAAAAAATATTGAAAATGGGGCCTAAGTATTTGATTATTAAAAAAGGCGAACACGGAGCTTTATTATTCAACAACGAACAAGTATTCTTTGCTCCTGCCCTACCTCTTGAAGATGTATTTGACCCAACCGGAGCCGGAGATACCTTTGCCGGTGGATTTATTGGTTACTTATCCGAAACAAAAGATATTTCTTTCGAAAACATGAAACGAGCAATTATTTATGGCTCTGCAATGGCTTCGTTTTGCGTTGAGAAATTTGGAACCGAACGCATTGCTAATCTAACTCAAGCAGAGGTAGAAGAACGCGTGCAGCAGTTTATTAACCTGGTGCAGTTTGATATTTCTTTAGTAAGTTAA
- the gldD gene encoding gliding motility lipoprotein GldD: protein MDIPVSTFFSNLLFINSDALLSPSVVAGFLAVLVLLFLSALIAAAEVGFFSLVPSQISQLKNTYTPASQRALQLLEKPKKLLATIVVAHNLVNVGVIVISETLFHVLFDFTANPTLGFLVQVVVVTFLILLIGEVIPKIYSTQNALNSAIRLVYFLIVLQKVLWPLSSILIYLTSIIESRIKQRGHNISVDDLSHALELTSNEHTPEQEQKILKGIVEFGNTEVRQIMKARMDVVAFDVELDFEQLIASIVESGFSRVPVYKDSLDNVQGILYIKDLLAHLDENAAFNWKTLVRPALFVPENKKIDDLMKEFQTKKNHLAVVVDEYGGTCGIVTLEDIIEEVVGDIKDEFDEDELTYSKLDEFNYVFEGKILLNDLYRVLSIEAEEFEEVKGDSDTLAGFILELAGKIPNKFEKIVHREYVFEIESVDKRRIKRVKITLPKREKDKEESNEPRLFNNKLTLLFPFLLLSSFYFTSCESEYTPKPKGYFRIDFPKKEYITLSSDCPFSFAIPVYSKAMPYTGVQQEKCWMNLDFPTYRAKIHLSYFDLHADLTKHLEDSRSLAYKHTVKADGIEETPFINPVKKVYGLVYSIEGNAASSLQFYITDSVSHFVRGALYFNAAPNSDSTAPVLKFIKADVTNLIETFEWK, encoded by the coding sequence TTGGACATTCCCGTCAGTACATTTTTTTCTAACTTATTATTTATAAATAGTGACGCATTGCTTAGTCCTTCGGTAGTAGCCGGGTTCCTAGCTGTGTTGGTATTGCTTTTCCTTTCAGCTTTAATTGCTGCAGCCGAAGTAGGATTTTTTTCGTTAGTCCCTAGTCAAATCAGCCAACTAAAAAACACTTATACCCCTGCCAGTCAGCGAGCGCTTCAATTGCTCGAAAAACCCAAAAAACTATTGGCAACTATTGTGGTTGCGCACAATTTAGTTAACGTTGGAGTAATTGTAATTTCAGAAACACTCTTTCATGTATTATTTGATTTTACAGCCAATCCAACACTTGGATTTTTAGTGCAAGTGGTTGTAGTGACCTTTTTAATTTTACTCATTGGAGAAGTAATTCCTAAAATTTACTCTACTCAAAATGCCCTAAATTCAGCAATACGCTTAGTGTATTTCTTGATAGTGCTTCAAAAAGTGCTGTGGCCACTAAGTTCCATCTTAATTTATCTTACCTCAATAATCGAAAGCCGAATTAAACAAAGAGGGCATAATATTTCAGTCGATGATTTATCGCATGCGTTAGAACTTACCAGCAATGAACACACTCCGGAGCAAGAGCAAAAAATTTTGAAAGGCATTGTTGAATTTGGGAATACTGAGGTGCGTCAAATTATGAAAGCACGCATGGATGTGGTAGCTTTTGATGTTGAACTGGATTTTGAGCAACTAATCGCAAGCATTGTAGAGTCTGGATTTTCGAGAGTTCCTGTGTATAAAGATTCGTTGGATAATGTGCAGGGAATATTATACATAAAGGATTTGTTGGCACATTTAGATGAAAACGCTGCATTCAATTGGAAAACATTAGTTCGTCCTGCCTTATTTGTTCCTGAAAACAAAAAGATTGATGATTTGATGAAAGAATTTCAAACCAAAAAAAATCATTTGGCAGTGGTGGTTGATGAATATGGCGGTACCTGTGGTATTGTAACCTTGGAAGATATTATTGAGGAGGTAGTTGGAGATATTAAAGATGAATTTGACGAGGATGAATTAACCTATTCAAAACTGGATGAATTTAATTATGTATTTGAAGGGAAAATATTGTTGAATGATTTATACCGTGTATTAAGTATAGAAGCTGAAGAATTTGAAGAAGTAAAAGGCGATTCAGACACCCTTGCCGGTTTTATTTTGGAATTGGCAGGAAAAATCCCCAATAAATTTGAAAAAATTGTGCACCGCGAATATGTGTTTGAAATTGAATCGGTCGATAAAAGGCGCATAAAACGCGTAAAAATTACTTTGCCTAAACGCGAAAAAGATAAGGAGGAAAGCAATGAACCACGTTTGTTTAACAATAAATTAACCCTTCTATTTCCCTTCTTATTACTTAGCTCCTTTTATTTTACATCCTGCGAAAGCGAATATACACCCAAACCCAAAGGCTACTTTCGAATTGACTTTCCTAAGAAAGAATACATCACATTAAGCAGCGATTGCCCTTTTAGCTTTGCGATTCCTGTTTACAGCAAAGCAATGCCTTATACCGGAGTTCAACAAGAAAAATGCTGGATGAACCTTGATTTTCCTACCTACCGAGCAAAGATTCATTTAAGTTATTTTGACCTTCATGCCGATTTAACCAAACACCTTGAAGATTCACGTTCGCTGGCTTATAAGCATACGGTAAAAGCCGATGGCATTGAAGAAACTCCTTTTATTAATCCGGTGAAAAAAGTGTATGGATTGGTATATTCAATTGAAGGAAATGCCGCAAGTAGCTTGCAATTTTACATCACCGACAGTGTTTCTCATTTTGTAAGAGGAGCGCTCTATTTCAATGCTGCTCCCAATAGCGATTCTACGGCACCTGTTTTAAAATTCATTAAAGCAGATGTAACCAATTTGATAGAAACGTTTGAGTGGAAATAG
- a CDS encoding single-stranded DNA-binding protein gives MAGINKVILLGNLGKDPEVRHLEGGATVANFPLATSESYKDKSGNKVDQTEWHNIVLWRGQAEFAEKYLKKGNTILLEGKIRTRSWEDKDKNKRYTTEIVGDTVSIVSTANSRREEGAANAVQQGAVHTENTANAAGSQTDDLPF, from the coding sequence ATGGCCGGAATAAATAAAGTAATACTATTAGGCAACCTAGGCAAAGATCCTGAGGTGCGTCACCTTGAAGGGGGAGCCACAGTTGCAAATTTTCCACTTGCAACCTCTGAAAGTTACAAAGACAAAAGCGGGAACAAAGTTGATCAAACCGAATGGCACAATATTGTTCTGTGGCGCGGTCAAGCTGAATTTGCCGAAAAATATTTAAAAAAAGGAAATACTATTTTGTTGGAAGGAAAGATTAGAACCCGCTCTTGGGAAGATAAAGACAAAAACAAACGGTATACCACCGAAATTGTGGGTGATACTGTTTCTATAGTAAGTACAGCAAATTCGCGCCGTGAAGAAGGAGCGGCTAATGCTGTGCAGCAAGGAGCTGTTCACACAGAAAACACAGCAAATGCCGCTGGCAGCCAAACTGACGATTTACCTTTTTAA
- a CDS encoding thioredoxin family protein → MQLKITKTLVFLAVLLGINLAQAQIYSPVKWNYSSKKISDNEAEITIKATIDKGWHMYSQNVADDGPIPTSFSFEKSSNYSLIGKVTEGKAIEEQDVNFGMLLKFFEHEASFKQKVKLLSNKAFTIKGSLEYMCCDNTKCLPPETIEFEVKLDGASVTEETKATSPAVATPQATEPETVSPVKDSSTSPAEVKPAEKKNTEPVKTQVEEKKSALGIFIAGFLGGLLALLTPCVFPMIPLTVSFFTKQSKTRKQGISNALLYSFSIIAIYVSLGMLITLSLGPDALNAMASNVWVNMAFFIIFVIFAVSFLGAFEITLPNSWINKADAASEKGGMIGIFFMAFTLSLVSFSCTGPIIGSLLVQAAVGGNVINPVIGMIGFSSALALPFGLFATFPGWLNSLPKSGGWLNSVKVVLGLLELALALKFLSNVDLAYHWGILKREVFIALWIIIFALLGFYLLGKLKFSHDSELKYVSIPRLLFAIITFSFVVYLVPGMWGAPLKLISGFPPPTFYNEGWALGSSSGGAEKKIIEGTSPEHCPHNLNCFHDYTLALAYAKKVGKPLMVDFTGWSCVNCRKMEDQVWIDPRVLQRLNDDYVLVSLYVDDKTELPETEKYVSPTTGKKVKTSGNKYSDFQTSRFKTNSQPYYTLLDHNEQLLTEPQGYDPDIEKFISFLDKGKEQFLAR, encoded by the coding sequence ATGCAACTAAAAATTACGAAAACATTAGTTTTCTTAGCAGTTTTGTTAGGAATAAACCTTGCCCAAGCACAAATATATTCTCCAGTAAAATGGAATTATTCGTCCAAAAAAATTAGCGACAACGAAGCTGAAATAACAATAAAAGCTACCATAGATAAAGGATGGCACATGTATTCACAAAACGTTGCTGATGATGGGCCAATACCTACTTCATTTAGTTTCGAAAAAAGCAGCAATTATTCACTTATTGGTAAAGTAACCGAAGGAAAAGCAATTGAAGAGCAAGATGTAAATTTTGGAATGCTGTTAAAATTCTTTGAACATGAAGCAAGTTTCAAGCAAAAAGTAAAATTACTGAGTAACAAAGCATTTACAATTAAAGGAAGTTTGGAATACATGTGTTGCGATAACACCAAATGCCTTCCTCCTGAAACCATTGAGTTTGAAGTGAAACTTGATGGAGCAAGCGTGACCGAAGAAACGAAAGCAACAAGTCCTGCTGTTGCTACCCCTCAAGCAACAGAACCGGAAACAGTATCACCGGTAAAAGACAGCAGTACAAGTCCGGCAGAAGTTAAACCTGCTGAAAAAAAAAACACTGAACCGGTAAAAACCCAAGTTGAAGAAAAGAAATCGGCATTAGGGATTTTTATTGCCGGGTTTTTAGGAGGATTGCTCGCACTGCTTACTCCTTGCGTATTTCCGATGATTCCGCTTACCGTAAGTTTTTTTACGAAACAAAGCAAAACGCGCAAACAAGGTATCAGCAACGCCTTGCTTTATTCATTTTCGATTATCGCCATCTACGTTAGTTTAGGAATGCTCATTACTTTATCGCTGGGCCCCGATGCGCTGAATGCCATGGCCAGTAACGTGTGGGTGAATATGGCCTTCTTTATCATATTCGTAATTTTTGCTGTGTCATTTTTAGGAGCATTTGAAATTACCCTCCCAAATTCATGGATTAATAAGGCAGATGCTGCCAGTGAAAAAGGTGGAATGATTGGGATATTTTTTATGGCCTTTACCCTTTCGCTTGTTAGTTTTTCGTGCACCGGACCCATCATAGGTAGTTTATTGGTACAGGCCGCTGTTGGAGGAAATGTGATAAATCCTGTAATTGGGATGATTGGATTTTCATCAGCTTTGGCATTGCCCTTTGGCTTGTTTGCTACCTTTCCGGGATGGCTCAATTCCTTGCCCAAATCAGGTGGATGGCTCAATTCGGTAAAAGTTGTTTTGGGTTTACTGGAATTGGCTTTGGCCCTTAAATTCTTATCAAACGTTGATTTGGCTTACCATTGGGGAATTTTGAAACGAGAAGTTTTTATTGCCTTGTGGATTATAATTTTTGCGCTTTTAGGATTTTACCTTTTAGGGAAACTAAAATTTTCGCACGACAGTGAATTAAAATATGTATCCATTCCTCGCTTGCTTTTTGCGATTATTACCTTTTCGTTTGTGGTGTATTTGGTGCCTGGGATGTGGGGTGCACCTTTAAAATTAATTAGTGGATTTCCTCCTCCTACCTTTTACAACGAAGGATGGGCACTGGGAAGTAGTAGTGGTGGAGCCGAGAAAAAAATAATTGAAGGAACCTCTCCCGAACATTGTCCGCACAATTTAAATTGCTTTCACGATTATACACTGGCCTTGGCATACGCTAAAAAAGTAGGTAAGCCGCTAATGGTCGACTTTACCGGATGGAGCTGTGTAAATTGTCGTAAAATGGAAGATCAGGTGTGGATTGACCCACGCGTATTGCAGCGACTAAACGATGATTATGTGTTGGTTTCCTTATACGTAGACGACAAAACCGAACTTCCCGAAACTGAAAAATATGTTTCACCCACTACAGGTAAAAAGGTAAAAACATCCGGAAATAAATACAGCGATTTTCAAACCAGCCGTTTTAAAACCAATTCTCAACCTTATTATACTTTGCTCGATCATAACGAACAATTGCTAACAGAGCCACAAGGTTATGATCCGGATATAGAAAAATTTATTTCTTTTTTAGATAAAGGGAAAGAACAGTTTTTAGCACGTTAA
- a CDS encoding ATP-binding cassette domain-containing protein, with product MIQLVHVTKVFNAQSTSSIVALNELNLEITEGQFIVVVGANGSGKSTLLNLLAGSMFADTGRIMIDGNDVTSLKDYERSKFISRIYQNPITGTAPDLSILDNFRIASLRTSKKQLRIGIDDAFRKKVADKISVLQMGLENKLDVAMGLLSGGQRQALTLLMSVMDTSKVLLLDEPTAALDPKSALKVMELTQQLVREYKLTAVLITHEIKFAHQYGDRIIQLAEGKIKRDLNSSEKKALSIQELFEWFL from the coding sequence ATGATACAATTGGTTCATGTAACTAAAGTTTTTAATGCACAAAGTACTTCTTCTATTGTAGCATTAAATGAGCTTAATTTAGAAATTACTGAAGGCCAATTTATTGTTGTAGTTGGAGCAAATGGCAGTGGTAAATCAACTTTGCTAAACCTGCTTGCTGGAAGCATGTTTGCTGATACCGGTCGTATTATGATTGACGGGAATGATGTTACATCACTGAAAGATTATGAACGGAGTAAATTTATTTCTCGAATTTATCAAAATCCCATAACCGGCACTGCTCCTGATTTAAGTATACTCGATAATTTTCGTATTGCCTCCTTGCGTACTTCTAAAAAGCAATTGCGTATTGGCATAGATGATGCCTTTCGTAAAAAAGTTGCTGATAAAATATCCGTGCTGCAAATGGGACTCGAAAATAAATTGGATGTCGCGATGGGGCTTTTATCGGGCGGACAGCGACAAGCCCTTACATTACTTATGAGTGTTATGGATACCAGCAAGGTGCTTTTGCTTGATGAGCCCACAGCAGCACTTGATCCAAAATCAGCACTTAAGGTGATGGAGCTTACTCAACAACTTGTTCGCGAATACAAACTCACCGCTGTGCTGATAACCCATGAAATTAAATTTGCACACCAGTACGGAGATCGTATTATTCAGTTGGCCGAAGGGAAAATAAAACGTGACCTAAACAGCAGTGAAAAAAAGGCTTTGAGCATTCAAGAACTTTTTGAGTGGTTTTTATAA
- a CDS encoding CotH kinase family protein, translated as MGRKKMKYQLIAILLFLSHFSSAQSLVINEVQASNKLGIVDEDNDNVDWIEIYNAGTDVVSLLGLALSDDSTQLLKWILPNRTLAPGEFILVFASGKDRKMGFYLHSNFTLNSGGETVYLSDPSKHVINKLKFPPLNDNVSYGRKLDGSAAAAYFQVPSPRSSNNGITYYEGNLLSPDFSLPAGYYSDTITLFIDHADPGVSVRYTLDGSEPTSNSPLVNGPIKLTNRSTDPNYFSMIPTNPGLDLTKPNFDTSKSDTRGWLPPYGNVFKINVVKAKAFKSNMIASRTKTRSYIIDPLLEARFNFPVISISTDEGNLFDNDTGIYVYGNVRPNDPFFEGNYSYNSDEWARNIYLEYFEKDGSLAFDRYVKGEMNGNGGRHAPQKSIRLSSRSIEGRELFKYKFFDEKEIAVFDKLVLRNGGHRPDCFPRDNLGDRICEGLKLEVPNYKLVTVFIDGEYWGIQCIKERFDDAYFQYNYNIKSENFVMVELKGTLTEGNEGDEDSYLQLVDFVSSADMNNTANYEYAATQMDLENYMDFIIAESYIGNIDFPNNNTRYWRKKTAHYEPNAAYGHDGRWRWVIYDMDGGFGASCGKVASTFGGLKRATSAEPDYEAYTRLIRGLLTNSTFQHEFINRYADVLNSTFSASVVSAKIADEENKLSNDILEHVRRWGYPSIATTLPDRYLEIPSLTKWNSNMTDFLQFAHYRPVNDRIRLMEKFPHLTDTARVTLNVNNKNQGEIQINSIRVNAKLDGINSTVYPWKGIYFEGNPISLTAIPKPGYKFVNWTGTQSGTNNPMIVNLSGNSSFTAVFAPDTNFKYRKSIVINEINSTNKNVLKDPYNENDDWIELYNPTNYPVDLEGYYLTDQFSNLTKYTFPSGSRETIIEPKGFLLIWADHQENQGILHTPFKLRSSGEVLILVAPDGNSIVDSLSFTNIPADVSYGRLPNGSDNFVQFNQPSPKASNSADLEFTPPVFVENFVIYPNPLTDSPLYFTKETDVRLYSVQGQLLLQQNGVKQIDVSFLPQGIYYLKSADSQTAKLVKL; from the coding sequence ATGGGTAGAAAAAAAATGAAGTACCAACTTATTGCCATTTTATTGTTTTTAAGTCATTTTAGCAGTGCTCAATCGCTTGTAATTAATGAAGTGCAAGCATCCAATAAATTGGGAATTGTTGATGAGGATAATGACAATGTCGATTGGATTGAAATTTACAATGCCGGTACTGATGTGGTTTCTTTACTGGGTTTAGCACTTAGTGATGATTCAACACAATTATTAAAATGGATTCTTCCAAATAGAACGCTTGCTCCTGGTGAATTTATACTCGTATTCGCTTCCGGCAAAGACCGTAAAATGGGTTTTTATTTACACAGCAATTTTACTTTGAACTCGGGAGGTGAAACAGTTTATTTAAGTGATCCTTCAAAACATGTAATTAACAAACTTAAGTTTCCTCCTTTAAACGACAATGTTTCCTATGGCCGAAAACTCGATGGTTCCGCTGCTGCAGCTTACTTCCAAGTGCCAAGCCCAAGAAGCTCCAATAATGGCATCACCTATTATGAAGGTAATTTGTTGAGCCCCGATTTTTCATTGCCTGCTGGATATTATTCCGACACTATTACTTTATTTATCGATCATGCAGATCCCGGTGTGAGTGTACGTTATACTCTTGACGGATCAGAGCCAACAAGTAATTCGCCTCTTGTAAACGGTCCTATCAAATTAACGAACCGGTCAACTGATCCAAATTATTTTTCAATGATTCCAACCAATCCCGGATTGGATTTAACGAAGCCCAATTTTGATACATCCAAATCAGATACAAGAGGATGGTTGCCTCCGTATGGAAATGTGTTTAAAATAAATGTGGTAAAGGCGAAAGCTTTTAAATCGAACATGATTGCCAGTCGCACCAAAACACGTTCTTACATTATTGATCCCTTGCTTGAAGCCCGATTTAATTTTCCTGTAATTTCAATAAGTACCGATGAGGGCAATTTGTTTGATAATGATACCGGAATTTATGTGTACGGAAATGTTCGTCCAAACGACCCGTTTTTTGAAGGAAATTATTCTTACAATTCTGACGAATGGGCTCGAAATATATATCTAGAGTATTTTGAAAAAGATGGCTCCCTTGCTTTTGATCGCTATGTGAAAGGTGAGATGAACGGAAACGGTGGTAGGCATGCTCCACAAAAATCGATTCGCTTATCGAGCCGCAGTATAGAAGGACGTGAATTATTTAAATACAAATTTTTTGATGAGAAAGAAATTGCTGTTTTTGATAAACTGGTATTGCGAAATGGTGGTCACCGACCTGATTGTTTTCCACGCGATAATTTAGGTGATCGAATTTGTGAAGGCTTAAAACTGGAGGTTCCAAATTATAAGTTGGTAACTGTTTTTATAGATGGTGAATATTGGGGAATTCAATGTATCAAAGAACGATTTGATGATGCCTATTTTCAATATAACTACAACATCAAAAGTGAAAATTTTGTGATGGTTGAGTTAAAAGGAACCTTAACCGAAGGAAACGAAGGTGATGAGGATTCGTATTTACAGTTGGTTGATTTTGTATCCTCTGCTGATATGAATAATACTGCCAATTACGAATACGCAGCTACTCAAATGGACCTAGAAAATTACATGGATTTTATTATCGCTGAAAGTTATATTGGGAATATCGATTTTCCGAATAACAATACGCGTTATTGGCGAAAAAAAACAGCTCATTACGAGCCCAATGCTGCGTATGGACATGATGGTCGCTGGCGCTGGGTGATTTATGATATGGATGGAGGTTTTGGTGCCTCCTGCGGAAAAGTAGCCAGTACTTTCGGAGGTTTAAAAAGAGCCACATCGGCTGAGCCCGACTATGAAGCTTATACTCGCTTAATACGTGGATTGCTTACCAATAGCACTTTTCAACATGAATTTATCAATCGCTATGCGGATGTATTAAACAGTACCTTTTCAGCAAGTGTGGTGAGTGCTAAAATCGCGGATGAAGAAAATAAACTGTCGAACGATATTTTAGAACACGTTAGGCGATGGGGTTATCCAAGTATAGCTACAACTTTACCCGACCGCTATTTAGAAATTCCTAGTCTTACGAAGTGGAATTCAAACATGACTGACTTTTTGCAATTTGCCCATTATCGTCCGGTAAACGACCGCATTCGGCTTATGGAGAAGTTCCCTCATTTAACCGATACTGCTCGTGTAACATTAAATGTAAATAATAAAAATCAAGGCGAAATTCAAATAAATAGTATACGCGTAAATGCGAAACTCGATGGAATTAACAGTACCGTTTATCCTTGGAAAGGAATCTATTTTGAAGGAAATCCAATTAGTCTTACAGCGATTCCAAAGCCGGGTTATAAATTTGTAAACTGGACCGGTACACAAAGTGGTACCAACAATCCCATGATTGTTAACTTAAGCGGCAATTCGAGTTTTACTGCTGTTTTTGCGCCAGACACAAATTTCAAGTACCGAAAGTCTATTGTCATTAATGAAATAAATTCCACCAATAAAAATGTACTAAAAGATCCTTACAACGAAAACGATGACTGGATTGAGCTCTACAATCCTACTAATTATCCAGTAGATTTGGAAGGGTATTATTTAACCGATCAGTTTTCAAATTTAACCAAGTACACTTTTCCTTCCGGAAGCCGTGAAACAATTATAGAACCTAAAGGATTTCTATTAATTTGGGCTGATCATCAGGAAAATCAAGGTATTTTACATACACCCTTCAAACTTCGATCAAGTGGTGAAGTACTAATATTGGTTGCTCCCGATGGAAACAGCATTGTTGATTCCCTTTCATTTACCAATATTCCTGCCGATGTTTCTTATGGACGCTTGCCGAATGGTTCTGATAACTTCGTACAATTTAATCAACCAAGTCCTAAAGCATCGAATTCAGCCGACCTTGAATTTACACCTCCTGTATTTGTAGAAAATTTTGTGATTTATCCGAATCCGCTCACCGATAGTCCCTTGTATTTTACTAAAGAAACAGATGTTCGGCTTTATTCCGTGCAAGGCCAACTTTTATTGCAACAAAACGGAGTAAAACAAATTGATGTATCCTTTTTGCCACAAGGTATTTACTACTTGAAATCAGCCGATAGTCAAACCGCTAAATTGGTAAAGCTGTAA
- a CDS encoding ABC transporter permease, which produces MNFYLTALLLGLCLTSLGLGLYISLRIFSLPDITTDGSYTLGAAITGTLLSHQYPFALALVITLLSGALAGILTGIIHTRLKVNALLSGILVMTALYSINLLIMGKSNIPLVSVSSIFTPIQTLVSVEIYQLLILLLVVTLVCIGLLWLLKTDFGIAMRASGNNEIMVQAQGINASRMKIIGLGISNSLVALSGFLVAQLQGFADINMGIGIVILGLGAVMIGETIVQLFGKKSIFSSILAVVAGSIVFRLILAFTLSLGVNPNLLKLITSLIVLLFVAAPAFRNKGKLL; this is translated from the coding sequence ATGAATTTTTACCTCACCGCATTACTTTTAGGCTTATGTTTAACGAGTCTTGGCTTGGGCTTGTATATCAGCCTGCGTATTTTTTCTTTACCCGATATTACCACCGATGGGTCCTATACCCTCGGAGCTGCAATTACCGGAACATTATTGAGCCATCAGTATCCTTTTGCTCTGGCTTTAGTTATCACACTCTTGAGTGGAGCATTGGCCGGTATATTAACAGGAATTATTCATACTCGACTAAAAGTAAATGCATTGCTTTCAGGTATCCTGGTGATGACAGCTTTGTATTCTATAAATCTGTTGATAATGGGTAAATCGAATATACCCTTGGTTTCAGTTAGCAGCATCTTTACCCCAATACAAACGCTTGTTTCAGTCGAAATTTATCAATTGCTCATACTGCTACTAGTTGTTACACTTGTTTGCATAGGTTTATTATGGTTGTTGAAAACAGATTTTGGAATAGCCATGAGGGCGAGTGGAAATAATGAAATCATGGTACAAGCCCAAGGTATAAATGCCTCCCGCATGAAAATTATTGGCTTGGGAATTTCAAATTCATTAGTTGCCCTGAGTGGTTTCTTAGTTGCGCAATTGCAAGGTTTTGCTGATATAAACATGGGTATAGGAATCGTAATTTTAGGATTAGGTGCTGTAATGATTGGTGAAACAATTGTGCAGCTATTTGGAAAAAAATCAATATTCTCAAGTATTCTAGCAGTTGTGGCCGGATCCATTGTATTTAGGCTAATATTGGCCTTTACTTTATCGTTGGGTGTAAATCCAAACCTACTAAAACTAATTACTTCGCTTATTGTGTTGCTTTTTGTTGCAGCTCCTGCATTTAGAAATAAGGGTAAATTGTTGTGA